One window of the Mixophyes fleayi isolate aMixFle1 chromosome 6, aMixFle1.hap1, whole genome shotgun sequence genome contains the following:
- the CDK5RAP3 gene encoding CDK5 regulatory subunit-associated protein 3 isoform X1: MEVQVSDIQNVPIDIQTSKLLDWLVDRRHCTLKWQSKVLQIREKMNQSLQDMPEHEDIRNLLSGAYINYFHCLKIVEILKATEAASKNLFGRYSSQRMKDWQEVISLYQADNTYLAESGSLLVRSVSYEIPALKKQMSRCQQLVVESERRAEECVHGAAEQREQYYSSCKRYRISGEDVHKELQMLVCDVPAVLRQVATETAAILPAIQLYQACVTFVCDSSPEQALALLRHVQERGDTTVYEWRTGETPETVERPEVKEVEEVPQSTEEGDIDWGDLGLATDSSAQQTSEEIDWGIVSESETGEAGGIIWDTEETEPVGITVLKDGHDVPLGVARGSDALTVLEYTETRNQYVDELMELELFLFQWLHDLDGDTDIVTVTQFQAAPPILQGQSRDKVSAMLSHVRDLIGRLTDVRMRHLFLILASPRYVNRVTDLLRQRLKQAELLERKREAWLVRGRSAGEEMESLQPKLTLLQERSRELQKQIEADLSRRYNNRPVKLIGTGL, translated from the exons ATGGAAGTACAAGTCTCT GACATACAGAATGTGCCAATTGACATCCAAACCAGCAAACTGCTGG ATTGGTTGGTGGATCGGAGACATTGTACACTGAAGTGGCAGAGCAAGGTACTGCAGATTAGAGAGAAGATGAACCAATCACTGCAGGACATGCCAGAGCATGAAGATATCCGGAATCTGCTGTCAGGAGCAT ATATCAATTACTTCCACTGCTTAAAAATTGTTGAGATATTGAAGGCGACAGAAGCAGCCAGCAAGAACCTGTTTGGACGATATTCCTCCCAGAGAATGAAG GACTGGCAGGAGGTGATATCTCTGTACCAGGCTGATAATACCTATTTGG CGGAGAGTGGCAGTCTGCTAGTGCGCAGTGTGAGCTATGAGATCCCAGCCTTGAAGAAGCAGATGTCTCGGTGTCAGCAGCTGGTTGTGGAGAGTGAGCGTCGGGCAGAAGAGTGTGTTCACGGTGCAGCAGAGCAGCGAGAGCAGTATTATAGCAGCTGCAAACGCTATAGGATCAGT GGAGAGGATGTCCACAAGGAACTTCAGATGTTGGTTTGTGATGTCCCGGCGGTGCTAAGACAGGTTGCAACAGAAACTGCTGCTATCTTACCTGCAATCCAGTTATATCAGGCCTGTGTGACGTTTGTCTGCGACAG CTCCCCAGAGCAGGCGCTTGCCCTTCTCCGGCATGTGCAGGAACGTGGGGACACCACCGTGTATGAGTGGCGCACAGGGGAGACCCCAGAGACAGTAGAGCGGCCAGAGGTTAAGGAAGTTGAGGAGGTTCCCCAGAGCACAGAGGAAGGAGAT ATTGACTGGGGAGACTTGGGGTTGGCTACAGATTCTTCAGCTCAGCAGACATCAGAAGAGATAGATTGGGGCATCGTTTCAGAGTCAGAG ACTGGAGAAGCAGGCGGTATAATCTGGGACACTGAAGAGACAGAGCCAGTTGGAATCACTGTGCTGAAAGATGGCCATGATG TCCCTTTAGGTGTGGCACGAGGATCTGATGCACTCACAGTTTTGGAATACACAGAAACTCGAAATCAATATGTTGATGAATTAATGGAG TTGGAGCTCTTCCTATTTCAGTGGCTCCATGATCTGGATGGTGACACTGACATTGTCACTGTCACACAGTTCCAAGCAGCGCCACCCATTTTACAGGGACAAAGCCGTGATAAAGTGTCTGCCATGCTATCACATGTACGAGATCTTATTGGCCGCTTGACGGATGTCAGAATGCGCCATCTTTTCCTAATTCTTGCATCTCCACG gtATGTGAATCGTGTAACGGATCTACTACGACAGCGCCTAAAGCAGGCCGAACTCTTGGAGAGGAAGAGGGAGGCCTGGTtggtgagaggaagatcagcaGGAGAGGAGATGGAGAGCCTACAACCTAAGCTGACGCTTCTTCAGGAGAGAAGTCGTGAACTTCAGAAACAG ATTGAAGCAGACCTATCTCGGAGGTATAACAACCGCCCTGTGAAACTAATTGGTACTGGACTTTGA
- the CDK5RAP3 gene encoding CDK5 regulatory subunit-associated protein 3 isoform X2, giving the protein MQDIQNVPIDIQTSKLLDWLVDRRHCTLKWQSKVLQIREKMNQSLQDMPEHEDIRNLLSGAYINYFHCLKIVEILKATEAASKNLFGRYSSQRMKDWQEVISLYQADNTYLAESGSLLVRSVSYEIPALKKQMSRCQQLVVESERRAEECVHGAAEQREQYYSSCKRYRISGEDVHKELQMLVCDVPAVLRQVATETAAILPAIQLYQACVTFVCDSSPEQALALLRHVQERGDTTVYEWRTGETPETVERPEVKEVEEVPQSTEEGDIDWGDLGLATDSSAQQTSEEIDWGIVSESETGEAGGIIWDTEETEPVGITVLKDGHDVPLGVARGSDALTVLEYTETRNQYVDELMELELFLFQWLHDLDGDTDIVTVTQFQAAPPILQGQSRDKVSAMLSHVRDLIGRLTDVRMRHLFLILASPRYVNRVTDLLRQRLKQAELLERKREAWLVRGRSAGEEMESLQPKLTLLQERSRELQKQIEADLSRRYNNRPVKLIGTGL; this is encoded by the exons ATGCAG GACATACAGAATGTGCCAATTGACATCCAAACCAGCAAACTGCTGG ATTGGTTGGTGGATCGGAGACATTGTACACTGAAGTGGCAGAGCAAGGTACTGCAGATTAGAGAGAAGATGAACCAATCACTGCAGGACATGCCAGAGCATGAAGATATCCGGAATCTGCTGTCAGGAGCAT ATATCAATTACTTCCACTGCTTAAAAATTGTTGAGATATTGAAGGCGACAGAAGCAGCCAGCAAGAACCTGTTTGGACGATATTCCTCCCAGAGAATGAAG GACTGGCAGGAGGTGATATCTCTGTACCAGGCTGATAATACCTATTTGG CGGAGAGTGGCAGTCTGCTAGTGCGCAGTGTGAGCTATGAGATCCCAGCCTTGAAGAAGCAGATGTCTCGGTGTCAGCAGCTGGTTGTGGAGAGTGAGCGTCGGGCAGAAGAGTGTGTTCACGGTGCAGCAGAGCAGCGAGAGCAGTATTATAGCAGCTGCAAACGCTATAGGATCAGT GGAGAGGATGTCCACAAGGAACTTCAGATGTTGGTTTGTGATGTCCCGGCGGTGCTAAGACAGGTTGCAACAGAAACTGCTGCTATCTTACCTGCAATCCAGTTATATCAGGCCTGTGTGACGTTTGTCTGCGACAG CTCCCCAGAGCAGGCGCTTGCCCTTCTCCGGCATGTGCAGGAACGTGGGGACACCACCGTGTATGAGTGGCGCACAGGGGAGACCCCAGAGACAGTAGAGCGGCCAGAGGTTAAGGAAGTTGAGGAGGTTCCCCAGAGCACAGAGGAAGGAGAT ATTGACTGGGGAGACTTGGGGTTGGCTACAGATTCTTCAGCTCAGCAGACATCAGAAGAGATAGATTGGGGCATCGTTTCAGAGTCAGAG ACTGGAGAAGCAGGCGGTATAATCTGGGACACTGAAGAGACAGAGCCAGTTGGAATCACTGTGCTGAAAGATGGCCATGATG TCCCTTTAGGTGTGGCACGAGGATCTGATGCACTCACAGTTTTGGAATACACAGAAACTCGAAATCAATATGTTGATGAATTAATGGAG TTGGAGCTCTTCCTATTTCAGTGGCTCCATGATCTGGATGGTGACACTGACATTGTCACTGTCACACAGTTCCAAGCAGCGCCACCCATTTTACAGGGACAAAGCCGTGATAAAGTGTCTGCCATGCTATCACATGTACGAGATCTTATTGGCCGCTTGACGGATGTCAGAATGCGCCATCTTTTCCTAATTCTTGCATCTCCACG gtATGTGAATCGTGTAACGGATCTACTACGACAGCGCCTAAAGCAGGCCGAACTCTTGGAGAGGAAGAGGGAGGCCTGGTtggtgagaggaagatcagcaGGAGAGGAGATGGAGAGCCTACAACCTAAGCTGACGCTTCTTCAGGAGAGAAGTCGTGAACTTCAGAAACAG ATTGAAGCAGACCTATCTCGGAGGTATAACAACCGCCCTGTGAAACTAATTGGTACTGGACTTTGA
- the CDK5RAP3 gene encoding CDK5 regulatory subunit-associated protein 3 isoform X3, giving the protein MNQSLQDMPEHEDIRNLLSGAYINYFHCLKIVEILKATEAASKNLFGRYSSQRMKDWQEVISLYQADNTYLAESGSLLVRSVSYEIPALKKQMSRCQQLVVESERRAEECVHGAAEQREQYYSSCKRYRISGEDVHKELQMLVCDVPAVLRQVATETAAILPAIQLYQACVTFVCDSSPEQALALLRHVQERGDTTVYEWRTGETPETVERPEVKEVEEVPQSTEEGDIDWGDLGLATDSSAQQTSEEIDWGIVSESETGEAGGIIWDTEETEPVGITVLKDGHDVPLGVARGSDALTVLEYTETRNQYVDELMELELFLFQWLHDLDGDTDIVTVTQFQAAPPILQGQSRDKVSAMLSHVRDLIGRLTDVRMRHLFLILASPRYVNRVTDLLRQRLKQAELLERKREAWLVRGRSAGEEMESLQPKLTLLQERSRELQKQIEADLSRRYNNRPVKLIGTGL; this is encoded by the exons ATGAACCAATCACTGCAGGACATGCCAGAGCATGAAGATATCCGGAATCTGCTGTCAGGAGCAT ATATCAATTACTTCCACTGCTTAAAAATTGTTGAGATATTGAAGGCGACAGAAGCAGCCAGCAAGAACCTGTTTGGACGATATTCCTCCCAGAGAATGAAG GACTGGCAGGAGGTGATATCTCTGTACCAGGCTGATAATACCTATTTGG CGGAGAGTGGCAGTCTGCTAGTGCGCAGTGTGAGCTATGAGATCCCAGCCTTGAAGAAGCAGATGTCTCGGTGTCAGCAGCTGGTTGTGGAGAGTGAGCGTCGGGCAGAAGAGTGTGTTCACGGTGCAGCAGAGCAGCGAGAGCAGTATTATAGCAGCTGCAAACGCTATAGGATCAGT GGAGAGGATGTCCACAAGGAACTTCAGATGTTGGTTTGTGATGTCCCGGCGGTGCTAAGACAGGTTGCAACAGAAACTGCTGCTATCTTACCTGCAATCCAGTTATATCAGGCCTGTGTGACGTTTGTCTGCGACAG CTCCCCAGAGCAGGCGCTTGCCCTTCTCCGGCATGTGCAGGAACGTGGGGACACCACCGTGTATGAGTGGCGCACAGGGGAGACCCCAGAGACAGTAGAGCGGCCAGAGGTTAAGGAAGTTGAGGAGGTTCCCCAGAGCACAGAGGAAGGAGAT ATTGACTGGGGAGACTTGGGGTTGGCTACAGATTCTTCAGCTCAGCAGACATCAGAAGAGATAGATTGGGGCATCGTTTCAGAGTCAGAG ACTGGAGAAGCAGGCGGTATAATCTGGGACACTGAAGAGACAGAGCCAGTTGGAATCACTGTGCTGAAAGATGGCCATGATG TCCCTTTAGGTGTGGCACGAGGATCTGATGCACTCACAGTTTTGGAATACACAGAAACTCGAAATCAATATGTTGATGAATTAATGGAG TTGGAGCTCTTCCTATTTCAGTGGCTCCATGATCTGGATGGTGACACTGACATTGTCACTGTCACACAGTTCCAAGCAGCGCCACCCATTTTACAGGGACAAAGCCGTGATAAAGTGTCTGCCATGCTATCACATGTACGAGATCTTATTGGCCGCTTGACGGATGTCAGAATGCGCCATCTTTTCCTAATTCTTGCATCTCCACG gtATGTGAATCGTGTAACGGATCTACTACGACAGCGCCTAAAGCAGGCCGAACTCTTGGAGAGGAAGAGGGAGGCCTGGTtggtgagaggaagatcagcaGGAGAGGAGATGGAGAGCCTACAACCTAAGCTGACGCTTCTTCAGGAGAGAAGTCGTGAACTTCAGAAACAG ATTGAAGCAGACCTATCTCGGAGGTATAACAACCGCCCTGTGAAACTAATTGGTACTGGACTTTGA
- the PRR15L gene encoding proline-rich protein 15-like protein, with protein sequence MADPSPSWWKLTFLRKKKSTPKVVYESVVEHAGTEKGAEETPGDTSYTARLEKIVDKNTKGKHVKVSNSGRFKERKKVRPSLNETPGLCPEPPPGQ encoded by the coding sequence ATGGCTGACCCCTCGCCTAGTTGGTGGAAGCTCACATTTCTCAGGAAAAAGAAATCCACCCCAAAAGTTGTATATGAGTCAGTGGTAGAACATGCGGGCACTGAGAAGGGAGCAGAGGAGACCCCAGGGgacaccagctacactgcacgcCTGGAGAAAATTGTGGACAAGAATACAAAGGGCAAACATGTAAAGGTGTCCAACTCTGGCCGAtttaaggaaagaaagaaagttcGCCCTTCTCTAAATGAGACACCGGGACTGTGTCCTGAGCCCCCACCTGGGCAGTAA